ATCGGCTCAGATTTGTTTCGACGGCAAAAGGAACCGCTTCCATCCCCCCGGAGGCGACATCATATACGGTTGCATTAATGGGAGCGGAACGGTCTTTGGTCAACACAATCCCCCGAACCCCAAAGAAAGCAGCCGTTCGAAAAATGGCACCGATGTTGTGCGGGTCCTGAATGCAGTCCAGCGCCAGCCAGAGTCCGCCTGTTTCAGCGCCCTGTTCTGAAGCGGGAAAGAGTTCACTGAGTACCGCAGGGATGCGTGGTTTGACCAGTCCAACGGAACCCGCGGTGCGACGTCCCTGATCTTCGGACTGGCGGCGTTTCATTTTCTGTGGCGCCGATTTTTTGATGACGACAGGAATCCGCTGACTGCGTGCTTCGTCGGCAACATCTCCCCAGTTACCTTGCGCTGAACCCGCAGTGAGACGAATCTCAGTGACATCAATCGGACGGGTCTGCAGAGCCGCCATTACACTATGTGGATTTTTCAGCTCCAAAGCCACGAAAGCAGATTCCTGAATCAAGTTGGGGAGTATGTAAGAGATCCGACAGCCCGGTGTGCCGACCAGAAAGCAAAGGGTAGGCGCTCACAGTGATAGATTCAAGGAGTGCGCGTCTCAGAATGTTCGTTCTCGCTGAGTTTTTCCTGGGAATAGTTCTTGAGATCGGATGTTTTGATGCGATTCATGCCCACAGATGTATCATCCAGATCTGTGAGAAGCCCCTCGGGTGACAGACTCATGCGGACAGGCAGGCGTGCGGTAAACGTACTGCCTCGACCAAATTCACTTTCCAGAAAGACTTCGCCGTCGAGCAGCTTGGACAGTTCGCGAATGATCGATAATCCCAGCCCTGTCCCTTCATAAGAACGGCTCATCGTATCCCGTGATTCGGAAGAAGATTTCCCCTGGCGGAATTTTTCAAAAATATGTGCCTGCTCATCCAGGGGAATGCCGATGCCTGTATCCTCTACAATGAGGTCCATGAGTTTCGGATCCTGTTCGCAGAGTTTTGCTGCGACATGGACTCTACCACCTTCCGGGGTAAACTTGATGGCATTCGAAAGCAGGTTATTAAGAATCTGTTGAATTTTGATGGAATCCTGAAACAGAATCGGGATCTTCGGATCAATTTCGGAGGTCAGCTCGATATTCTTTTTATCGGCCAGGGGAAGCATATTGCCCACCCGACGTTCAATCAGGTCAGCCACGGAAATTTCGGAAAGCTGCAGCTCCATTTTGCCGCTCTCGATTTTTGCCAGATCGAGTACATCATTGATCTGAGCCAGCAGGTTTTTGCCAGACATCTGAATGTTACTGACATAGCGTTTCTGCTTCTCACTAAGATCTTTGGAATTTGCCAGCAGATCACTGAATCCAAGAATACTGTTCAGAGGCGTGCGCAGTTCGTGGCTCATGGTCGCCAGGAACTCGTCTTTGAGTTTGTTCATTTCATAAAGCCTGAGGTTAACCTGCGCCAGCTCGTCGACTTTGGTATCGAGGTCCGTATTGACGGTCCGCAGTTCCTCCTGCACGGTGACCAGGTGACGGAGCATCCGGTTAAATGCATAGCTCAGTTCTTCAAATTCGTCACCCGTGCGGATGTCAGCCCGCAAATCCAGATTGCCGTGCGCAATTTGATCACTCACATCTTTCAAGTGCAGCACGGGTTTCACAATCACATAGCGTACAATTGCATAAGCGGCGAGCATCGCCAGCACTGCGGTCACGAGGGCTGAAGCCAGGTTGATGGCATTGTTCCAGTTCTGTGCCTGTTCGACCTTCTGTGAGGGAAAGCGAATATTGACTATTCCGATGAGCCCCCCCAGTTCCAGGTCGGGATCATCGCGGAGTCGATGGCAGGAGACACAGGATTCCGTCGCGTGAATGGCACCGTAATACTGAAATTTCCCTTCCGTTTCATCGCGGTAAAAGATTTCGTTCTCACCCTGTTTGATGCGTTCGAGGGCTTCATAGCCGGCACTGTCGATAGGACGTTCTTTGGAATCCGCATTGGATGGATTCGCTTTAAAGACCGCCCAGCTGTAGTCGCCGAGATCTTTAGGTTTAACCGATTGCGCAATTTTTTCAATCAGCATGCGGTACTGATCGTTCGATTCGGACCATTTCCAGTGCTTTTCCAGAATGATTGGCGCGACCAGCAGACGGGCGGAGGTAATGTTCTGATCGTTCAGCACCTGATTATTCAACCAGGTATTCAAAGAGAAGCTGGCCGTAATTAATACGAGCAATCCGCCACCAAACAGGTAGCGACACTTGCGTTCGAGGTTGGTTTCCCCCAGCAGTTTTTTGAAAGCACGATACGACATGGATTACCAGCGGGTACGAGATCCGAATCAGATGCTGCGAAATCGCTTTAACATCTCTCAGGTGATCTTATTCCAAAATTGTCTGTATAGAAAAGCATGATTCGCGAATTCTCCCCGCAAATCAGCGAATTTTCTCAGATTTATAAGATGCAAAACAGGCATGTAGTCTAACCTGATCCGAAAACAGAACAGACGATACTGTTTACGACTGCATGACCTGACAACAGGGGCAGTAAAACGTGGAACGCTGGGCCTGGACGATTCTGATGATCTGCGCTCCCTTACAGGAGGGACAGCTTTTATCTTCCTGGCCATACACGCGATGCTGGTTCTGATAGCCGCCCGACTGATTGAGCGCATTTCGATACGTCCCGTCACCCAGAGTGGACCCTTCATAGCGAATGGCGGTTTTCAGAATCTGCAGCATGGCTTTGTGCAGCGATTTGATTTCTGCTGCTGACAACCGATCTGCTGTCCGTTCGGGATGAATGCGGCTCTGGTGCAGCATTTCACTGGCATAAAGATTGCCGATTCCTGCGACCATTTTTTGATCCAGCAAGGCGACTTTAATCGCGCGACTGGTCTTCGCCAATCGCTGTTTCAGCTCGTTGACGGTAATCTCCAGGGCATCAGGTCCCAGTTTCTGCGGTCCCAGAACTTTTTCCTGTTCCGCCTGACTGAGCAACTGGACGGTTCCCAGCCCCCGTCGATCCCAGAACCAGAGCGAGCGCCGGGACCGCCCTTTCTGCAGTAGCCACTCCAGCCGCAGATGACCAGTATCAGGTGGATCAGCAAGTAACATCAGTCCAGTCATCCGCGGTTCGATGACAAACGAAAAACCATTCTCCAGATCCAGGATCACCCGTTTTGCACGACGCCTGACGCGGATCACAGTTTGATTTAAAGCTTTTGAGTGAATGGTTTTAATGCCCGGCTTCATGGAAATGGGTTTACACGGGCAGGGACAGGTACGAAAGTCCTTAATTTTGCGGCCTTCCACGGCTTCGCGAATTCCGCGGACCATGGTCTCCACTTCAGGCAGTTCTGGCACGAATATACTTTCTGTAGCGATTGCAGGAGTTCTAAGGCGTTTCTGAATTTGAACGAAGTGTTTCTATTCTACTACTTGTAACTGTTCTTTGGATGTCAGAGCTGAGCTGAATTAGGAAGACCAAGAAATTTAAGATTATGCTTGACGTCAGGGCAAAGTTGGACGATCCTAGTACATAAAGCCCTTAAACTTCCCATCTTGCAGTATGTGTATATCCGAACTGCAGGTTTGTCCGTTAATATGTTGTGCCAATTGGAGAGCGTCCATGCGCCCTAATCACCCTCGTGTCGGCTCCAGTGTTGTTTCAGTTCTGGCAACCGTTGTCTGTTTAGCTGTTGTCCTGGGAGTCACTTTTTATGTGGTGAATCCCCAGCCTGAAGTGACTGTGGAAAAAGCATCAGAAGAGTTTCAGACTCCGGCCGAAACGCCGCTGGTACTGGAAGAACAGGAAACCGTCGTGGTTACTCCTGCAGCGGAAACAAAACCAGTTGAAGAAACGCCACGCGTCTCAACTGAAGAACAGGTTGCCGCGCATCTGTCAGCAGGGGAATTCGGACAGGCGATTGAAGTCGCTGAAACAGTATCTAACCTGCAGGAACGCACTCTCTTACTCAGAATGGTTGTCAAAGCCCAGATGGACTCCGGCGACTTTATCGCAGCCTTGGGAACCATCAACCGTATTCCTCTGGCTGAAGAACGCACGAAAGCCATGGGCGAACGGACTCAGGCCATGTCGCTGGCTGGTGGATCTCAGCTGGCTGACTTCACCGAGTTGATTGACCTGATTCAGTCACAGACTTCAGGTGGCTGGATTGATGACGGAACTGGTGAAGGTTCACTCCGTCAGTTCTCTGCCGGGGTCCGCGTTGATCCTCACGGAATGTTGCATCATATCAGTAAACAGGAACTGAAAGGCGAACTGGAAGCATTGGGTGCAAAAGCCCGTAAAGCCAGCCTGAATAAGAACGTTGCCCAGAACAGCCAGCTGCGTCTGATTTCTTTAACCCGCCTGGAAAAAGAAGTTCAGCAGTTGGTTGAAGAAGGTCGTTCCCCCGTTGAAACCATGAAAATGCTGGCAGGATTGACCAGAGTCGAATATGTCTTTGTCTATCCGGAAGATCAGGAAATCGTGATCGCCGGTCCTGCAGAAGCCTGGATTTATAATGAGCAGGGTCTGGCTGTCGGCGTGGAAAGTGGCCGTCCTGTTCTGCAACTGGATGACCTCGTGACCATTTTGCGAACATTCTCAGATCAGGGTGAGGAAATCTTCGGTTGCTCCTTCGATCCACGTGCTGAAGGTCTGGCACGGGTGAAAGAGTTTGTCACACAGTCCAATGCCCGTGGTCCACTGAGTGCGGGTGCCGGCGTGCGAAATTATACCCGACAGCTCAAAGAAAAACTGGGAGTACAGGATATTACCCTGTACGGTGTTCCCGATACCTCACGTGTCGCCCGTGTGCTGATTGAAGCAGACTACCGGATGAAACTGATCGGCATTGGTAAAATGGATGCTGGCAAAAACATCCCCAGCTACTTCGATCTGCTGGCTCAAGAGAGCAATGCAAGCGGCATGAACCTCGAAGCACTCCGCTGGTGGCTGACCATGAAATACGATTCCGTACTGCATAACCCGCAACGCACCGCCTACCAGGTGGTTGGTTCATCGGTCCTCTGCCAGTCGGAAAATCAGATCGTCACCAAAGAGGGTGAACGATTACGAACGGGACAGGCTGAAAAGCTGAACCGCGAATTCGCTGCCAACTTTACAAAGCATTATCAGGAACTGGCAGATCAGGACCTGGTTTACGCCGACCTGCAGAACATTTTCGACCTGGCTCTGGTAGCCGCTCTGATGAGAAACGAACAACTGGCGAATCGTGCCGGCTGGGAAATGACTGCTTTTGCTGCCAACGGTGCCTATCGCCCGGCTGAATTCGAAGCAGCTCATACGGTGGATACCGTAGTGAACCATCGCGTCTTCAACGGTAAAGATGTGGTCGTACAGGTTGCTGGTGGCGTGCGGGTTGATACGAACTCTGTTGTGAAAAATCAGCAGAACCTGAAAGTATCTCCCGAAGTCGGAACCGTTTCCGCTCAGTCCAAAGCACCCGCATTGCCCGTGGGTCGCTGGTGGTGGGACTTGGCTAACTAACCAGAAGTAAATTCTGAATCAATTAAAAAACCGCAGCCTGATACCGGGCTGCGGTTTTCTTTTTGTTCTCCCTGAAGTTTCACAGCGGTTTACTTCACGTAACCTTTGATGCCAACCGGCTTCAGTGTCTGGGGGAAGTCCCGCGGCTCAGAATGAGCCTGCTGCATGATCTGCTGCAGATCTTTGATCTGTTCCGGATGCTGTTTCGCGAGATTTTTAGTCTCGCCAATATCTTTACCCAGATCGTAAAGTTCTATCGGCTGATTCATACGGTTCTGGACGGCTTTCCAGTTTCCCTGTCGAATCGCACGCGAGCGAATCTTCCCTTTGGTGTATTCCCAGTAGAGGTATTCGTGTTTTGGCTGCATCGCTTTTCCCAACAGAGTAGGTAGAAACGAGATGCCGTCAATATCGACACCGGACGGAACTGTAGTCCCCGCGACCTGAGCCAGTGTGGGCAACACATCCCAGAACGCGATTTGCAGGTCTGATGTTTTTCCGGGAGCGATTTTCCCAGGCCAGTTTGCAATGAAAGGCACACGCAGACCGCCTTCATACATCGAACCCTTATGCCCTTTGAGCGGCGCATTGCCGTTGAAGAAATCGGTCATCTCTTTCCAGGTTCCCCCCTGTCCGCCGTTATCAGAGGTAAAGATGATCAGCGTGTTATCACGAATTCCCAGATCTTCCAGCAGCGTGACGATTTCCCCCACGTGGTCGTCCAGGCGGGAGACCATGCCGGCAAATGTCGTGAGTCCATCTTCCGAACCAATATAGCCGGGACGGGGATCCAGAATTTGAGTTTTGGGAAACTGACCGCGATACGGTTTTTCAGACTCCTCGGGAACCACCAGTTCTACGTGGGGAATAATGTAAG
The sequence above is a segment of the Gimesia algae genome. Coding sequences within it:
- the rlmB gene encoding 23S rRNA (guanosine(2251)-2'-O)-methyltransferase RlmB, yielding MALELKNPHSVMAALQTRPIDVTEIRLTAGSAQGNWGDVADEARSQRIPVVIKKSAPQKMKRRQSEDQGRRTAGSVGLVKPRIPAVLSELFPASEQGAETGGLWLALDCIQDPHNIGAIFRTAAFFGVRGIVLTKDRSAPINATVYDVASGGMEAVPFAVETNLSRSITQAKETGVWIMGTSEHAEEDVSAFSQDRPWMVVIGNEEKGLRRLTLEQCDVVTRLTPTGIVDSLNASVAAGIMIARFSPFGPGTK
- a CDS encoding ATP-binding protein, producing MSYRAFKKLLGETNLERKCRYLFGGGLLVLITASFSLNTWLNNQVLNDQNITSARLLVAPIILEKHWKWSESNDQYRMLIEKIAQSVKPKDLGDYSWAVFKANPSNADSKERPIDSAGYEALERIKQGENEIFYRDETEGKFQYYGAIHATESCVSCHRLRDDPDLELGGLIGIVNIRFPSQKVEQAQNWNNAINLASALVTAVLAMLAAYAIVRYVIVKPVLHLKDVSDQIAHGNLDLRADIRTGDEFEELSYAFNRMLRHLVTVQEELRTVNTDLDTKVDELAQVNLRLYEMNKLKDEFLATMSHELRTPLNSILGFSDLLANSKDLSEKQKRYVSNIQMSGKNLLAQINDVLDLAKIESGKMELQLSEISVADLIERRVGNMLPLADKKNIELTSEIDPKIPILFQDSIKIQQILNNLLSNAIKFTPEGGRVHVAAKLCEQDPKLMDLIVEDTGIGIPLDEQAHIFEKFRQGKSSSESRDTMSRSYEGTGLGLSIIRELSKLLDGEVFLESEFGRGSTFTARLPVRMSLSPEGLLTDLDDTSVGMNRIKTSDLKNYSQEKLSENEHSETRTP
- the mutM gene encoding DNA-formamidopyrimidine glycosylase, which encodes MPELPEVETMVRGIREAVEGRKIKDFRTCPCPCKPISMKPGIKTIHSKALNQTVIRVRRRAKRVILDLENGFSFVIEPRMTGLMLLADPPDTGHLRLEWLLQKGRSRRSLWFWDRRGLGTVQLLSQAEQEKVLGPQKLGPDALEITVNELKQRLAKTSRAIKVALLDQKMVAGIGNLYASEMLHQSRIHPERTADRLSAAEIKSLHKAMLQILKTAIRYEGSTLGDGTYRNALNQSGGYQNQHRVYGQEDKSCPSCKGAQIIRIVQAQRSTFYCPCCQVMQS
- a CDS encoding DUF1598 domain-containing protein, whose amino-acid sequence is MRPNHPRVGSSVVSVLATVVCLAVVLGVTFYVVNPQPEVTVEKASEEFQTPAETPLVLEEQETVVVTPAAETKPVEETPRVSTEEQVAAHLSAGEFGQAIEVAETVSNLQERTLLLRMVVKAQMDSGDFIAALGTINRIPLAEERTKAMGERTQAMSLAGGSQLADFTELIDLIQSQTSGGWIDDGTGEGSLRQFSAGVRVDPHGMLHHISKQELKGELEALGAKARKASLNKNVAQNSQLRLISLTRLEKEVQQLVEEGRSPVETMKMLAGLTRVEYVFVYPEDQEIVIAGPAEAWIYNEQGLAVGVESGRPVLQLDDLVTILRTFSDQGEEIFGCSFDPRAEGLARVKEFVTQSNARGPLSAGAGVRNYTRQLKEKLGVQDITLYGVPDTSRVARVLIEADYRMKLIGIGKMDAGKNIPSYFDLLAQESNASGMNLEALRWWLTMKYDSVLHNPQRTAYQVVGSSVLCQSENQIVTKEGERLRTGQAEKLNREFAANFTKHYQELADQDLVYADLQNIFDLALVAALMRNEQLANRAGWEMTAFAANGAYRPAEFEAAHTVDTVVNHRVFNGKDVVVQVAGGVRVDTNSVVKNQQNLKVSPEVGTVSAQSKAPALPVGRWWWDLAN
- a CDS encoding arylsulfatase, which translates into the protein MIQQLFSLLTVICSLSLLTPVKLVAAEQQKPNIIFIMADDLGYAELGCYGQTKIKTPHIDKLAAEGMKFTQAYAGSMVCQPSRSVLMTGQHTGHTAVRANDLNQLLYEEDTTVAEVLKGAGYATGAFGKWGLGYAGTPGTPAKQGFDDFTGQLLQVHAHFYYPFWIWKNEEKLMLPENENNQRGRYIHDLIHEDAKAFIQKNKAQPFFAYLPYIIPHVELVVPEESEKPYRGQFPKTQILDPRPGYIGSEDGLTTFAGMVSRLDDHVGEIVTLLEDLGIRDNTLIIFTSDNGGQGGTWKEMTDFFNGNAPLKGHKGSMYEGGLRVPFIANWPGKIAPGKTSDLQIAFWDVLPTLAQVAGTTVPSGVDIDGISFLPTLLGKAMQPKHEYLYWEYTKGKIRSRAIRQGNWKAVQNRMNQPIELYDLGKDIGETKNLAKQHPEQIKDLQQIMQQAHSEPRDFPQTLKPVGIKGYVK